A single window of Metallosphaera hakonensis JCM 8857 = DSM 7519 DNA harbors:
- the leuS gene encoding leucine--tRNA ligase — protein MESSAFFNEVARKWQEKWENARIFEANPNSAEKYFITVAFPYTNSPLHIGHGRTYVTADIVARYQRMQGRNVLFPFAFQFTGTPILSISESIKRGDKDIINDFINLYRIDPERIKEFQDPLKLAEYFRDDMKKMAKALGLSVDWRREFTTIDPRFEQLIKWQFRKLKDKGFIVTSTDAVGFCPNDNFPVGMHDTKGDVEPEIQEMDVVEFEGGDLVFPTATTRPETVFGANYVLINPEATYVVIRGSHWILSKDAFQKLQYQRELVPEREIAGKNLVGLKVRNPITGKDVQVVGSKYVDSKLGTGSVMGVPAHEPLHYLGLSESLGEVEVIPVINTEGYGDFPGPEVLTLAGTKNPAELKDYIDSLYREEYYKGIMREDIVDLVPDYMRSTVKERISGKRVPEARKATVELLRSLGKHDVVYEISNGPVYCRCGAEIVVKVIRDQWYVAYDNPLWKSWTMKALDRVEVVPEEAKKDMAKAIFSMKRRACSRSRGLGVRLPWDETQIVDSLSDSTIYTAFYTISHKLKVDPEKLSDQFWDYVMLGQGDPTEISKVTGMSVDELKSLREEFNYWYPLDSRHSGRDLVQNHLPYLLYNHLAIFGENFLPRRIVVNGFVRVGGKKMSKSFRNIYPLYRAIEEYGVDPVRLSLTVSSELAEDTDFDVNSVKAVTDQLRRMYDLAVNVSKLKENESMELPEKWLLSIVHYKVDEVSRLMNSMDLRKAFNIILYEFYEILRDYLSMVNNPKPSVLTKVINIWVRLLAPGAPHIAEEIWHIFNEDFVSVKKFPSPEELVVDGQAVVQLEYIRYLIDQVREISSLANKQPEKLVIYVSNTDELGVLRTVLRGLKERKNIRELSSMTGQREEYLRSIIERIQYLPQVLKDFIIIYPIDEFKTITENLNFLMRRLDVDEIQVYRSDEVTAPDIKGKKFNALPLMPGIVII, from the coding sequence ATGGAGTCCTCGGCATTCTTCAATGAGGTCGCAAGGAAGTGGCAGGAGAAATGGGAGAACGCAAGGATATTTGAGGCTAATCCCAATTCTGCGGAGAAGTACTTCATCACTGTCGCTTTTCCTTACACTAACAGTCCCCTTCACATAGGGCATGGCAGAACTTATGTCACCGCAGATATCGTGGCCAGATATCAAAGAATGCAGGGAAGGAACGTATTGTTCCCGTTCGCCTTCCAGTTCACCGGCACCCCCATACTTTCAATCTCGGAGTCAATAAAGAGGGGAGATAAGGACATAATCAATGACTTCATTAACCTGTATAGGATTGACCCGGAGAGGATCAAAGAGTTCCAGGATCCCTTGAAGCTTGCGGAGTACTTTCGTGATGATATGAAGAAGATGGCAAAGGCTCTGGGGCTGAGCGTTGACTGGAGAAGGGAGTTCACCACTATTGATCCCAGGTTCGAGCAGTTGATAAAATGGCAATTCAGAAAACTTAAGGATAAAGGTTTCATAGTTACCTCGACCGACGCAGTGGGTTTTTGCCCAAATGATAACTTCCCAGTGGGAATGCATGACACTAAGGGGGATGTGGAACCTGAGATTCAGGAAATGGATGTGGTCGAGTTTGAAGGTGGAGACTTAGTTTTTCCTACAGCGACCACGAGACCGGAGACTGTCTTTGGAGCCAACTACGTTTTAATTAATCCTGAGGCCACTTATGTGGTTATCAGGGGATCCCATTGGATCCTTTCTAAGGATGCTTTTCAGAAGTTACAATATCAAAGGGAATTGGTTCCTGAGAGAGAGATCGCAGGCAAAAATCTAGTGGGACTCAAGGTGAGAAACCCCATCACGGGAAAGGATGTCCAAGTTGTTGGAAGTAAGTATGTGGACTCAAAACTTGGCACGGGTTCTGTGATGGGGGTTCCTGCGCATGAACCTCTCCACTATTTGGGACTTTCGGAGTCCCTAGGAGAGGTTGAAGTTATACCTGTGATTAACACAGAGGGCTATGGGGACTTCCCAGGTCCTGAAGTCCTAACTCTGGCTGGAACAAAGAACCCGGCGGAGTTGAAGGACTATATTGATTCCTTGTATCGGGAGGAATATTACAAAGGAATCATGAGAGAGGACATTGTAGACTTGGTTCCGGATTATATGAGGTCCACAGTTAAGGAAAGGATATCGGGAAAGAGAGTCCCAGAAGCCAGGAAAGCGACTGTGGAACTCCTTAGAAGTTTGGGTAAACATGACGTGGTCTATGAGATATCAAATGGGCCAGTTTATTGTAGATGCGGAGCTGAGATCGTGGTCAAGGTGATTAGAGATCAATGGTATGTGGCATATGACAATCCTCTGTGGAAGTCCTGGACCATGAAAGCCCTAGACCGGGTTGAGGTCGTTCCTGAGGAGGCAAAGAAAGACATGGCCAAGGCCATATTCTCCATGAAGAGGAGGGCCTGCTCCAGGAGCCGAGGACTTGGAGTAAGGTTGCCCTGGGATGAGACCCAAATAGTAGATAGTCTAAGCGATTCAACAATATACACGGCGTTCTACACGATCTCACATAAACTGAAAGTAGATCCAGAGAAACTCTCCGATCAGTTCTGGGACTACGTTATGTTAGGGCAAGGAGATCCCACTGAGATCTCCAAGGTAACCGGAATGAGCGTGGATGAGTTGAAGTCCCTAAGGGAAGAGTTCAACTATTGGTATCCTCTGGACTCGAGACACAGCGGGAGAGACCTAGTCCAAAACCACCTCCCATACCTGCTTTATAATCACTTAGCTATTTTTGGAGAGAATTTCCTCCCCCGAAGAATTGTTGTTAATGGTTTCGTTAGGGTAGGAGGAAAGAAAATGAGCAAAAGTTTCAGGAACATTTATCCCCTGTATCGCGCGATAGAGGAGTACGGAGTTGATCCAGTTAGGCTCTCGTTGACGGTTTCATCGGAGCTTGCTGAAGACACTGATTTCGACGTTAATTCAGTCAAGGCCGTCACCGATCAGCTGAGGAGAATGTACGATTTAGCAGTCAACGTCTCCAAGTTGAAGGAGAACGAATCCATGGAGCTTCCTGAGAAATGGCTGTTATCCATTGTACATTACAAGGTCGATGAAGTCTCAAGACTTATGAACTCCATGGATTTGAGGAAAGCCTTTAACATAATCCTTTACGAGTTCTATGAGATATTAAGGGACTACCTCAGTATGGTAAATAATCCTAAGCCCTCCGTTCTCACTAAGGTTATCAACATATGGGTAAGGCTTCTGGCCCCAGGAGCTCCACATATAGCTGAGGAAATATGGCACATATTCAATGAAGACTTCGTTTCGGTGAAGAAGTTCCCATCCCCTGAAGAGCTTGTAGTTGATGGCCAGGCTGTAGTTCAGTTGGAGTACATCAGATACTTGATTGACCAGGTAAGAGAGATATCCTCTCTCGCTAATAAGCAACCGGAGAAGCTCGTGATTTACGTGTCCAATACTGATGAACTTGGAGTACTTAGGACCGTATTGAGGGGGTTGAAGGAGAGAAAAAACATAAGGGAATTGAGCTCCATGACTGGGCAGCGCGAGGAGTACTTGAGATCCATTATTGAGAGAATACAATATCTTCCACAGGTCTTGAAGGATTTCATTATCATATATCCAATAGATGAATTCAAGACCATAACTGAAAACCTGAACTTCCTGATGAGAAGGCTTGACGTTGACGAGATCCAGGTATACAGGTCAGATGAGGTAACTGCTCCCGACATTAAGGGAAAGAAATTCAATGCACTACCTCTAATGCCGGGGATCGTAATCATTTAG
- a CDS encoding radical SAM/SPASM domain-containing protein, giving the protein MLWLIFTSGKCNLTCDYCGGSFEKSVVPWEVRYDIEKLKNLISRDPDPTVIFYGGEPLSNPRFIARFMDNVKVSRFGIQTNGTMVRLLPQEYWKRMDVALLSIDGGRGVTDKHRGRGVYDRVVSNAKYLRSLGIETIARMTVTQDSDIFEEVTHLLSTEAFDKIHWQLNVVWSERWNVEEWAKRSYLPGIRSLVKLFESNLKEGKILKIIPILGVISANYFGGYRGSPCGAGYNSISVTTDGRILSCPIAVREKWAEIGNVESGFRLLDEPLPKECRTCEFNRVCGGRCLYASQEKYWGEDGFKVLDEINKEYLREVLSLIPTVDKLVKEGKIKLEDLYYDPTKDSTEVIP; this is encoded by the coding sequence GTGCTCTGGCTAATATTCACTTCAGGAAAATGCAATTTGACTTGCGACTATTGCGGTGGGTCTTTTGAAAAGAGCGTGGTCCCTTGGGAAGTGAGGTATGATATCGAGAAATTAAAGAACCTCATCTCAAGGGATCCAGATCCTACAGTAATATTCTATGGAGGGGAACCCTTATCCAACCCCAGGTTCATAGCGAGATTCATGGACAACGTCAAGGTTAGCAGGTTCGGAATACAGACCAACGGAACCATGGTTAGGTTGCTTCCCCAAGAGTATTGGAAGAGGATGGATGTGGCTCTCCTTTCCATTGATGGAGGAAGGGGGGTCACGGACAAGCACAGGGGTAGAGGGGTATATGACAGAGTTGTGTCCAATGCCAAGTATCTTAGGTCTCTAGGGATCGAGACCATAGCGCGTATGACAGTGACGCAGGACAGCGATATATTCGAGGAAGTGACTCATCTTTTGAGTACAGAGGCTTTCGACAAAATACATTGGCAACTTAACGTCGTATGGTCGGAGAGGTGGAACGTGGAGGAATGGGCTAAGAGAAGTTACCTTCCAGGAATAAGGTCCTTAGTTAAGTTATTTGAGTCCAACTTAAAAGAGGGTAAAATCCTCAAGATCATACCCATTCTCGGAGTAATCAGCGCGAATTACTTCGGGGGGTATAGGGGTTCTCCATGTGGCGCAGGATATAATTCCATCTCCGTTACCACAGATGGGAGAATACTCTCATGTCCAATCGCAGTTAGGGAGAAATGGGCTGAAATAGGCAACGTAGAGTCTGGATTTAGGCTCTTAGATGAGCCTTTGCCCAAAGAGTGCAGGACCTGTGAGTTCAATAGGGTTTGTGGTGGCCGATGTCTTTACGCGTCCCAGGAAAAGTATTGGGGGGAGGACGGTTTCAAGGTTTTAGACGAAATTAACAAGGAGTACCTCAGAGAGGTCCTGTCCTTGATCCCAACAGTAGATAAACTTGTTAAGGAGGGCAAAATTAAACTTGAGGATCTCTATTACGATCCCACAAAAGACTCAACAGAGGTTATACCTTAA
- a CDS encoding SelT/SelW/SelH family protein has protein sequence MHQVKIVYCRPCGYLDRALETARDILQYFDDVKVELEQGKNGIFDVYIDGELKLSRYQLKRFPEINEILKEISNKKQIA, from the coding sequence ATGCACCAAGTAAAAATAGTATATTGCAGGCCTTGTGGTTATTTAGATAGGGCTCTCGAGACCGCAAGGGACATATTACAGTATTTCGACGATGTTAAAGTGGAGTTGGAGCAAGGCAAGAACGGGATCTTCGACGTTTACATAGATGGGGAACTTAAACTATCTAGGTATCAATTGAAGAGGTTTCCAGAAATAAATGAAATTCTAAAAGAAATTAGTAATAAAAAACAAATAGCTTAA
- a CDS encoding cbb3-type cytochrome c oxidase subunit I has translation METPISGLVNFVKQVFQLEKDWLSRITMAMIVLSLVWGILGIIDALMARVQEAVWATSSNFILTSQEYYGSITLHGARDLFGFAVQLEIAVFAFLSLRMLKLEPRAKWFMNLAFIIFNISFMLLEGPIVLYPTFNDNYFSAGSWYYLAPLGLPNYSQYVLSPLWYVGMELLDIGTYMFVIWLIYHFYLASRSTKEKLPIFAVFALVTALMIAIGWSGEAAANTWDLLSIAGVTGMNVIANQIAFWILGHSIVYIVWMPAIASMYYLIPMLANKPLYSDKMARVAALMYLIFSNNVPIHHLYMVNFPVSVKVMQEVLTYAVVVPSMLTFFNLWATVKGASVKLNLISMWISISFAGSIAAGVTGISNADIAFNSIIHNTMWVPGHFHAMIFWSIVPAGFATLYYMVPMLTGRMWYSTKMGWLHMAGYMIGTAMIIYGFDALGLAGLTRRAEVFPRTPVYVSPEIISAVGALIADAATLAWLGNLVLTILKGRTANTEGLSIGEVINTVALQLGAPELTGLSNPLSAIKAEELKIKTLFSKLKIKI, from the coding sequence ATGGAAACACCTATTAGCGGATTGGTAAACTTCGTTAAACAAGTTTTCCAGCTTGAAAAGGACTGGCTTTCAAGAATAACAATGGCAATGATAGTCTTGAGCCTGGTATGGGGAATACTTGGAATAATAGACGCACTTATGGCAAGAGTTCAGGAGGCTGTGTGGGCCACCTCTTCCAACTTCATTTTGACTTCCCAGGAATACTACGGCTCCATAACTCTCCACGGGGCAAGAGATCTCTTTGGGTTTGCAGTTCAACTGGAGATAGCAGTATTTGCGTTTCTCTCGCTTAGAATGCTAAAGTTGGAGCCAAGGGCTAAGTGGTTCATGAATTTAGCCTTCATAATTTTTAACATTTCATTCATGCTCCTAGAGGGACCTATAGTTCTTTATCCCACATTCAACGATAACTATTTCTCTGCAGGATCCTGGTATTATCTTGCCCCCCTTGGATTGCCCAACTACTCTCAGTACGTGTTAAGTCCTCTATGGTATGTGGGAATGGAACTCCTGGACATAGGAACCTACATGTTCGTGATATGGCTAATTTACCACTTTTACCTGGCGTCCAGGTCCACTAAGGAGAAACTTCCTATATTTGCCGTCTTCGCACTAGTTACGGCCCTTATGATTGCAATAGGTTGGAGCGGTGAGGCTGCTGCTAATACTTGGGACTTGCTATCCATAGCAGGAGTTACAGGGATGAACGTTATCGCTAATCAGATAGCTTTCTGGATCCTCGGACATTCAATAGTTTACATAGTTTGGATGCCGGCGATAGCATCCATGTATTACCTTATTCCCATGCTTGCTAACAAGCCCTTGTATAGCGATAAAATGGCTAGAGTTGCAGCTCTCATGTACCTGATCTTTTCCAATAACGTCCCCATTCATCATCTTTACATGGTGAACTTCCCTGTATCAGTTAAGGTAATGCAGGAAGTACTTACCTACGCCGTGGTCGTGCCATCAATGTTGACGTTCTTTAACTTATGGGCCACAGTTAAGGGAGCTTCAGTAAAGCTCAACTTGATCTCCATGTGGATAAGTATAAGCTTTGCCGGATCCATTGCGGCAGGCGTCACTGGAATATCCAACGCAGATATAGCGTTCAATTCCATAATACATAACACCATGTGGGTGCCTGGCCATTTCCACGCAATGATATTCTGGTCCATAGTACCCGCTGGTTTCGCCACGCTTTACTACATGGTACCAATGCTCACTGGAAGAATGTGGTACTCCACGAAAATGGGATGGTTGCACATGGCAGGCTATATGATTGGGACTGCCATGATTATCTATGGATTCGACGCTTTAGGTCTTGCCGGATTGACCAGAAGGGCTGAGGTATTCCCTAGGACCCCAGTTTACGTCTCTCCAGAGATTATTTCAGCCGTAGGAGCGCTAATTGCTGATGCAGCCACTTTGGCGTGGCTGGGTAATCTGGTTCTGACGATCCTCAAGGGTAGAACTGCCAACACAGAGGGACTCTCCATCGGTGAGGTCATCAACACGGTTGCGCTTCAGCTAGGAGCACCCGAGCTCACAGGCCTTAGTAATCCCCTATCCGCGATTAAGGCTGAAGAACTAAAAATAAAGACCTTATTTAGCAAACTTAAGATCAAGATTTAA
- a CDS encoding 4Fe-4S binding protein, whose amino-acid sequence MDYFPIFLLVASLMAAFSIYLIYLVKRGLNGVGFLLILYLSGSMVVMFASLSVFFSTPSPTTEAIALASNSAYMIFGLIPILFTLNRKINARKWYTVLLFSISMAISEALMGQTFLSIESGHLGNPLLGVENYWYFGVMLSEMAFTLVYSLRRGLDRTLRNYLLVALPLMGISPVIFSNNLNFITDSIWLNASLMIVATILIYETLYRDRLKRNQETMTSLEMMIVFSLMMGGIFVYYLYGSWYLFDFSMIAGMTWFIYRAIQGPSSVKGNYIRDAKWTFTFILLTFVMEWLMGGVLDFATGTLSPGVQGFLSSLSMGFVNPATDFGLGAIFDFISIFGTITGSIWFLIMMGTEMGMLALFRIGQVRLKENKVRLALMVSAYAIYTIYLPSFSPIASKIPFIPYMWSMGLGTLGPVSTQYLVPGIIGTYVFSAILSFLFGSRQICSVTCTAPTMYQGTFYDSLKVFNRTSKLGRKTLSSRIRPWYKVIAIVVWTSLLGFAVISYLDQINVLNIQIFGNDPTVFLYSFYFNFLWYVVFISIPFMGSYACVTQGWCSWGTFNQLFGGLGLFRLKVKDPDLCVKCETKACAEACPVGNTDLPGNFIKKGEFKSMRCVGIGDCAEACPHDNITFYDVRSWIRGKLKRT is encoded by the coding sequence ATGGACTATTTCCCAATCTTTCTCCTTGTGGCTTCATTGATGGCGGCTTTCTCGATTTACCTTATCTACCTGGTAAAGAGGGGACTTAACGGTGTCGGATTCCTTCTGATACTTTATTTGAGCGGCAGTATGGTAGTAATGTTTGCCTCACTCTCCGTTTTCTTTTCAACCCCCTCTCCCACTACCGAGGCTATTGCACTAGCCTCAAATTCTGCTTACATGATATTTGGCCTCATACCGATTCTATTCACTCTCAACCGAAAGATTAACGCCAGGAAATGGTATACCGTGCTCCTTTTCTCAATTTCCATGGCGATTTCAGAGGCGCTTATGGGACAAACGTTTCTATCCATAGAAAGCGGACATTTGGGAAATCCTCTCCTTGGAGTAGAGAACTATTGGTACTTCGGTGTAATGCTCTCGGAAATGGCGTTCACTCTTGTTTATTCTTTGAGGAGAGGATTAGATAGAACCCTTAGGAATTATCTATTGGTAGCGCTTCCGCTCATGGGTATTTCCCCAGTTATCTTCTCAAACAATCTTAACTTCATTACCGATTCCATATGGCTAAACGCGAGCCTAATGATAGTTGCAACTATTCTAATTTACGAGACATTATACAGGGACAGGCTAAAGAGAAATCAAGAAACCATGACTTCCCTAGAAATGATGATCGTATTCTCACTTATGATGGGTGGCATATTCGTTTACTATCTTTATGGGAGTTGGTATCTATTTGATTTCTCCATGATTGCCGGAATGACGTGGTTTATTTACAGAGCTATTCAGGGGCCCAGTAGCGTGAAGGGAAACTACATTAGAGATGCCAAGTGGACTTTCACCTTTATTCTCCTCACGTTTGTAATGGAATGGTTAATGGGGGGAGTATTGGACTTTGCGACAGGGACATTAAGCCCGGGAGTTCAGGGCTTCCTCTCATCTCTTTCCATGGGATTTGTCAATCCAGCAACTGACTTCGGTTTAGGTGCAATTTTCGATTTCATTTCTATTTTCGGTACCATTACAGGCTCTATTTGGTTCTTGATTATGATGGGAACTGAAATGGGTATGCTAGCCTTGTTCAGAATAGGACAAGTTAGGCTCAAGGAGAACAAGGTGAGGTTAGCTCTCATGGTATCGGCCTATGCAATTTACACTATCTATCTTCCCTCTTTTTCTCCCATCGCATCCAAGATCCCCTTCATCCCGTACATGTGGAGTATGGGTCTAGGAACTTTGGGTCCAGTGAGTACCCAATACCTTGTCCCTGGGATTATTGGGACGTACGTCTTTAGCGCTATCCTATCGTTCTTGTTCGGATCCAGACAGATATGTTCAGTGACTTGCACTGCCCCTACAATGTACCAAGGAACGTTTTACGACTCGCTTAAGGTCTTCAATAGGACGTCCAAGTTAGGTAGGAAGACTCTCTCCAGCAGAATTAGACCTTGGTATAAGGTGATAGCGATAGTTGTATGGACGTCCCTTTTGGGATTCGCAGTAATATCTTATTTAGATCAGATCAATGTACTTAATATACAAATATTTGGCAACGATCCAACAGTTTTCCTTTACTCATTCTACTTCAACTTCCTGTGGTATGTGGTATTCATCTCTATTCCGTTTATGGGTTCCTACGCGTGCGTTACCCAAGGTTGGTGTTCCTGGGGAACTTTCAATCAGCTTTTTGGTGGCCTGGGTCTATTTAGGCTGAAGGTCAAGGATCCGGACTTGTGTGTGAAATGCGAGACAAAGGCATGCGCCGAGGCGTGTCCCGTGGGTAATACGGATCTTCCTGGAAACTTCATCAAAAAGGGAGAATTCAAGTCCATGAGATGCGTAGGGATTGGTGACTGTGCAGAGGCCTGTCCCCATGACAACATAACCTTCTACGATGTCAGGTCCTGGATTCGCGGAAAGTTGAAGAGGACTTAG
- a CDS encoding enoyl-CoA hydratase/isomerase family protein, giving the protein MDINLEKRKGYLYLSFNTGGKYNVFDSRFMLGIIDTLSEVEKIREPHFLVIRGENGNFGAGADIKELLKASSDKEYAKVFFGHMRDLFVKMLTVNKVTIGLVEGVAYGASMELLLALDIVIAKTGTRFAAPGGKLGVFPPVLVSIGPYLLGARASRKLAMLGEELDTAKAKEVGLIDYDTENLESGLMEVLNRLKLMSPTSLVRMRKLILLSLVPHLDKAFEELATQVVTDEAREGISSFFSKTSPSWSSIGFS; this is encoded by the coding sequence ATGGACATAAACCTTGAAAAAAGAAAAGGTTACCTTTACCTTTCATTTAACACCGGGGGAAAATACAACGTTTTTGATTCCAGGTTCATGTTGGGGATTATTGATACGCTTTCTGAGGTCGAGAAGATAAGGGAACCTCATTTCCTTGTAATAAGGGGGGAAAACGGAAACTTTGGGGCCGGGGCAGACATAAAGGAACTCCTGAAAGCCTCCTCGGACAAGGAGTACGCAAAAGTTTTCTTCGGTCATATGAGGGACCTCTTTGTTAAAATGTTGACAGTAAACAAGGTCACAATAGGCCTGGTTGAAGGAGTAGCGTATGGTGCATCGATGGAACTCCTCTTAGCTTTAGATATAGTAATTGCTAAGACTGGAACCAGGTTCGCAGCCCCCGGTGGGAAATTAGGAGTGTTTCCCCCAGTCCTAGTCTCCATTGGTCCATATCTCCTTGGTGCCAGGGCCTCAAGAAAGCTAGCTATGTTGGGCGAGGAACTGGACACTGCCAAAGCAAAGGAGGTAGGTCTAATAGATTACGACACGGAGAACCTGGAGAGTGGACTAATGGAAGTGTTAAACAGACTGAAGTTAATGTCACCAACCTCTCTAGTGAGAATGAGGAAACTTATTCTTCTGAGCCTTGTCCCCCATTTGGATAAGGCCTTTGAGGAACTTGCTACCCAAGTGGTCACGGATGAGGCAAGGGAAGGTATAAGTTCGTTCTTCTCCAAGACTTCACCGTCTTGGTCTTCAATCGGCTTCTCTTAG
- a CDS encoding ABC transporter permease produces MRNVLTTAWAIIKDNLSSKVTLFFVIFFPLFLTLIFALGFGAAAQPHATVMVYGDPSLANFLSHSIMFTGVTGSDEREALLHNYVFVNVSGNKITIFYPQQDNYLIPSLEALIQEYKLDVSPISFQTSPEQGTTYYDYVISGMIGVVALSNGIFGVTGVAAGYYRDRLVDRLAVSPLKSYEWVLGLIIYEIVITMISIVPILLLGLAFGFLPLISLSFLAFLAISTLTFAGLGAVIFGLSPKDKIFVAQTVANILVFPLMFLSNAFFNLNAFPPILQPIVAYQPLSIINDVIRDLTVYDTLPSVFDVIYIAVLTIAFVYAGGRLMRLREAD; encoded by the coding sequence ATGAGAAACGTACTAACCACAGCGTGGGCAATAATTAAGGACAATCTAAGTAGTAAGGTGACTCTCTTCTTCGTTATATTCTTTCCGTTGTTCCTTACCTTAATATTCGCATTGGGTTTCGGTGCTGCAGCGCAACCACATGCAACAGTCATGGTCTATGGAGATCCTTCCCTGGCTAATTTTCTAAGCCATAGCATCATGTTCACCGGAGTTACAGGGTCAGACGAAAGGGAGGCACTCCTACATAATTATGTATTTGTTAACGTTAGTGGAAATAAAATTACCATATTCTATCCACAGCAGGACAACTACCTTATTCCCTCCCTTGAAGCATTAATTCAAGAGTATAAACTGGACGTTAGCCCAATATCTTTCCAAACCTCTCCAGAGCAAGGAACAACCTATTACGATTACGTTATTTCAGGAATGATCGGTGTAGTTGCTCTATCCAATGGAATATTTGGGGTCACTGGAGTCGCTGCAGGTTACTACAGGGACAGGTTAGTCGATAGATTGGCAGTGTCTCCGCTAAAGAGCTATGAGTGGGTTTTGGGATTGATAATCTATGAGATAGTCATTACAATGATATCCATAGTCCCCATACTCCTGTTAGGTCTAGCGTTCGGCTTCTTACCCCTCATAAGCCTCTCTTTCCTAGCATTCCTAGCGATCTCCACGTTAACGTTTGCTGGGCTGGGAGCAGTAATCTTTGGGCTAAGCCCCAAGGATAAGATCTTCGTTGCCCAGACCGTCGCCAACATTCTGGTCTTTCCGCTCATGTTCTTGAGTAATGCCTTCTTCAATCTCAACGCGTTTCCACCAATTCTTCAGCCAATAGTAGCCTATCAACCCCTTTCCATAATTAATGACGTTATCAGGGACCTCACGGTCTATGATACCCTCCCATCAGTCTTTGATGTGATTTACATTGCAGTGCTGACCATAGCCTTCGTATATGCCGGTGGAAGACTGATGAGACTAAGAGAAGCCGATTGA
- a CDS encoding ABC transporter ATP-binding protein, which yields MKVIDAENLWKIYNKRKEALKGITFSVNSGEVFSLLGPNGAGKTTTVKILSCMIRPTRGKVEVMGYNVPDECGKVREIVGVVPQEFQGFSDLTVEENISYFVKLYRGDRSQVDELMKTLGLLEYRKVRFRNLSGGYKRRVAVACSLAGDPKLLFMDEPTVGLDPRSRRDVWNLINEVKAKGITVLLTTHYLDEAQRLSDRIGIIYDGKIVRLSSPKELMEEFRKQTLEEAYLALMESLGDSS from the coding sequence ATGAAAGTTATAGACGCTGAAAATTTATGGAAGATCTACAACAAACGGAAAGAGGCTCTAAAGGGTATAACTTTCTCGGTTAATAGCGGTGAGGTTTTCTCTCTCTTGGGACCTAATGGTGCCGGCAAGACTACGACAGTGAAGATTCTCTCTTGTATGATAAGACCCACACGGGGGAAGGTGGAAGTAATGGGTTACAATGTGCCGGATGAATGTGGAAAAGTTAGGGAGATAGTTGGAGTAGTCCCACAGGAATTTCAAGGATTCTCGGACCTAACAGTGGAGGAAAACATTTCATATTTTGTTAAACTTTATCGCGGCGATAGATCTCAGGTAGATGAGCTCATGAAGACCCTTGGTTTATTGGAGTATAGGAAGGTGAGATTTAGGAACCTTTCCGGGGGATATAAGAGGAGGGTCGCAGTTGCATGCTCCTTAGCTGGGGATCCGAAACTGCTTTTCATGGATGAGCCCACAGTCGGGCTAGATCCCAGGTCTAGAAGAGACGTTTGGAATCTAATAAATGAAGTCAAAGCCAAGGGCATAACGGTTCTCTTGACTACCCATTATCTCGATGAGGCCCAAAGGCTCTCAGATAGAATAGGGATCATATACGATGGGAAAATTGTTAGGTTGTCTTCTCCTAAGGAGCTCATGGAGGAGTTTAGAAAGCAGACTTTAGAGGAGGCTTACCTAGCCTTGATGGAATCCCTAGGTGATTCGTCATGA
- a CDS encoding PadR family transcriptional regulator, with amino-acid sequence MRMNIERLRRGALRFLILDALNKKPMHAYEIMKTIEIKFNGVYKPSPGSLYPVLKSLIKEDLVKVEIIDEKKVYSLTEKGRDAWGEAKSNMKSLFSRSVNYRKLLNSLFDISLVLYTYRDILTREETFEQINSVLEDCRAKIEEILGSHNSDRS; translated from the coding sequence ATGAGAATGAATATTGAAAGGCTCAGACGAGGGGCATTAAGGTTTCTCATACTCGATGCATTAAATAAAAAGCCAATGCATGCCTACGAGATCATGAAGACCATTGAAATTAAGTTCAATGGAGTTTACAAGCCGAGTCCTGGCTCTCTTTATCCAGTGCTGAAGAGCTTGATAAAGGAAGATCTTGTGAAGGTCGAAATAATAGATGAAAAGAAGGTTTACAGCCTCACAGAAAAGGGAAGGGATGCATGGGGAGAAGCTAAGTCCAATATGAAGTCCCTGTTTTCGAGAAGCGTTAATTACAGGAAGCTTCTTAATTCACTGTTTGATATTAGCCTTGTCTTATACACCTATAGGGACATACTTACTAGGGAGGAAACATTCGAACAAATCAACTCCGTTCTGGAAGACTGTAGAGCCAAAATAGAGGAAATATTGGGATCTCATAACAGTGATAGAAGTTGA